In Sedimentibacter sp. MB31-C6, one genomic interval encodes:
- a CDS encoding GNAT family N-acetyltransferase yields MYLCRNKSNLIHKGTQLIETRRLILRKFQTIDVYDVYTNWTSDVEAAKYNAWKVHDSIETTKIYLYEWIKQYDKLKYYHWAITDKKTEEVIGSISLSNIKTRKKYCEIGYTVARKYWNQGIATEALKDVIDYLINEVGFITIRALHDVRNKASGRVMEKAGMVYIKNEKKIFLNSEKLIVNCCVYDYKE; encoded by the coding sequence ATGTATTTGTGTAGAAATAAATCTAATTTGATACATAAAGGTACTCAATTAATTGAAACTAGAAGACTTATATTAAGAAAATTTCAGACCATAGATGTCTATGATGTTTATACAAATTGGACTAGTGATGTAGAAGCAGCAAAGTATAACGCGTGGAAGGTACACGATAGTATAGAAACTACAAAGATATATTTATATGAATGGATTAAACAATATGATAAGTTAAAGTATTATCATTGGGCAATAACTGACAAAAAAACTGAAGAAGTAATTGGCTCTATATCATTATCTAATATTAAGACAAGAAAAAAGTATTGCGAAATAGGATATACAGTTGCGAGAAAATATTGGAATCAAGGAATAGCCACAGAAGCTTTAAAAGATGTTATAGATTATTTGATAAATGAGGTAGGGTTTATTACTATAAGAGCATTACATGATGTTAGAAATAAGGCTTCTGGTAGAGTAATGGAAAAGGCAGGTATGGTATATATAAAAAATGAAAAAAAAATATTTTTGAATTCAGAAAAATTAATAGTAAATTGTTGTGTATATGACTATAAAGAGTAA
- the clpP gene encoding ATP-dependent Clp endopeptidase proteolytic subunit ClpP, with the protein MALVPYVVEQTGRGERSYDIYSRLLKDRIIILSDEVNDATASVIVAQLLFLESEDPDKDIQLYINSPGGSITSGMAIYDTMQYIKPDVSTICVGMAASMGAFLLLSGAKGKRLALPNSEIMIHQPLGGMKGQASDIKIHADRIIKIRETLNNIISEKTGQPLKQVEKDTDRDNFMTAEAAKEYGIIDEIIAKRK; encoded by the coding sequence ATGGCTTTAGTACCATATGTAGTAGAACAGACAGGTAGAGGAGAAAGATCTTACGATATTTATTCAAGACTTTTAAAAGATAGAATTATAATTTTAAGCGATGAAGTAAATGATGCAACTGCAAGTGTTATAGTAGCACAACTTTTATTTTTAGAATCTGAGGATCCTGATAAAGATATACAGTTATATATAAATAGTCCTGGGGGATCTATAACATCAGGAATGGCAATTTACGATACAATGCAATATATTAAACCTGATGTTTCAACAATTTGTGTTGGAATGGCTGCAAGTATGGGTGCATTTTTATTGCTATCTGGTGCAAAGGGAAAAAGACTAGCTCTTCCAAATTCAGAAATAATGATACATCAACCTTTAGGTGGCATGAAAGGTCAGGCTTCAGATATTAAGATACATGCAGACAGAATTATAAAAATAAGAGAAACCTTAAATAATATAATTAGCGAAAAAACAGGTCAACCATTAAAACAGGTTGAAAAAGATACTGATAGAGATAATTTTATGACAGCGGAGGCAGCTAAAGAGTATGGTATAATTGATGAAATTATTGCCAAAAGAAAATAA
- a CDS encoding DAK2 domain-containing protein translates to MFVKYIDNITFKKMLLGAAVNLENNKAIVDSLNVFPVPDGDTGTNMNLTVQAAMKEINNLTESTIEKLSQAAANGSLMGARGNSGVILSQLFRGMAKGLESTHKIDTKAIAEACKSASDTAYKAVMKPVEGTILTVARETAQRAMESYIDYEDTIEFLEILIEQAKDTLDRTPEMLKVLKQADVVDAGGKGLIFLLEGALASLKGVEIKQEEVDKKVVETEKEIQQFSSEDEIIYAYCTEFIINNAKKTAEDFLSKIFDKGDSIVCVGNDNIIKVHIHTNNPGQILAIAVKYGELIKIKIDNMKEQFRERYKNSSKKSEEKKPYGFVAIGMGEGIEKVFDDLSVDVFLSGGQTMNPSTEDIIEATKNINADNIIILPNNSNIILAANQAKKVSQKQLHVVPSKSIPQGISAMLVFKEENDVEQNIEAMTEAVKEVKTGQITYAVRDTVFNDMEIKKDEIIALYDGEIVAHGNNAEDETIELINKMVDEDSFLITLFYGEGVDKKIAENLKSRVEEAAEECDVEIIYGGQPLYYYIISVE, encoded by the coding sequence ATGTTTGTAAAATATATTGATAATATTACATTTAAAAAAATGCTTTTAGGAGCCGCTGTCAATTTAGAAAATAACAAAGCTATAGTAGATTCTTTAAATGTTTTTCCTGTACCAGATGGGGATACAGGTACAAATATGAACTTGACAGTTCAAGCAGCTATGAAAGAAATAAACAATTTAACTGAAAGTACTATAGAAAAACTATCTCAAGCTGCTGCAAATGGATCTTTAATGGGAGCGAGAGGTAATTCTGGTGTAATATTATCACAATTGTTTAGAGGTATGGCTAAAGGGTTGGAAAGTACACATAAAATTGATACAAAGGCTATAGCTGAAGCTTGTAAATCTGCTTCAGATACAGCTTATAAGGCAGTTATGAAGCCAGTTGAAGGTACGATTTTAACGGTTGCAAGAGAAACAGCTCAAAGGGCAATGGAATCATATATAGACTATGAAGATACTATAGAATTTTTAGAAATTTTAATAGAGCAGGCTAAGGATACTTTAGATAGAACTCCAGAAATGCTTAAGGTATTAAAGCAGGCAGATGTTGTTGATGCAGGTGGTAAGGGTTTAATATTTCTTTTAGAGGGCGCGTTGGCTTCTTTAAAAGGTGTTGAAATTAAGCAAGAAGAAGTTGATAAAAAAGTAGTAGAGACTGAAAAGGAAATACAGCAATTCAGCAGTGAAGATGAAATTATATATGCGTATTGTACAGAATTTATTATTAATAATGCGAAAAAAACTGCTGAAGATTTCTTAAGTAAAATATTTGATAAAGGTGACTCTATAGTTTGTGTAGGTAATGACAATATTATTAAAGTACATATACACACAAATAATCCAGGTCAAATTTTAGCAATCGCTGTAAAGTATGGTGAATTAATTAAAATAAAGATAGATAATATGAAGGAACAGTTTAGAGAAAGATATAAGAATTCCTCTAAAAAAAGCGAAGAAAAGAAGCCATATGGGTTCGTTGCAATAGGAATGGGCGAAGGAATTGAAAAAGTTTTTGATGATTTAAGTGTTGATGTATTTTTGTCTGGAGGACAGACAATGAATCCTAGTACAGAAGATATTATTGAAGCGACAAAAAATATCAATGCTGATAACATTATAATATTGCCAAATAACAGCAATATTATTTTAGCTGCAAATCAAGCTAAGAAAGTATCACAAAAACAATTACATGTAGTACCAAGTAAAAGTATACCTCAAGGTATATCTGCTATGCTTGTATTTAAAGAAGAAAATGATGTTGAACAAAACATTGAAGCTATGACTGAGGCTGTAAAGGAAGTAAAAACTGGTCAAATAACTTATGCAGTAAGAGATACTGTATTTAATGATATGGAAATTAAAAAGGATGAAATTATTGCATTATATGATGGGGAGATAGTTGCTCATGGAAATAATGCTGAAGATGAAACAATAGAGCTTATTAATAAGATGGTAGATGAAGATAGTTTTTTAATAACTCTTTTTTATGGTGAAGGCGTTGATAAAAAGATTGCAGAAAATTTAAAATCGAGAGTTGAAGAAGCTGCAGAAGAATGCGATGTTGAAATAATATATGGTGGTCAACCTCTTTATTATTATATAATATCTGTGGAATAA
- a CDS encoding ATPase codes for MDILNLLERIEDIIEDASKFPLSNKVMIDKEEVLEVINDIRLKLPDEINRASWVAKERQRILSEAHEEAEELIAKVKEQQQYLIQDSEITKEAQSYAKKIIQEAEEKANEMKLSAFNYSDEILSKLQEKIRDINNIIEDNREALKN; via the coding sequence ATGGATATTTTGAATTTATTAGAAAGAATAGAAGATATTATTGAGGATGCTTCAAAGTTTCCTTTGTCGAATAAAGTTATGATTGATAAAGAGGAAGTATTAGAGGTAATTAATGATATAAGGTTAAAATTACCGGATGAAATAAACAGAGCATCGTGGGTTGCAAAAGAACGTCAAAGAATTTTATCAGAGGCACATGAAGAAGCTGAGGAATTAATTGCAAAAGTAAAAGAGCAACAACAATATCTCATTCAAGATAGTGAAATAACAAAAGAAGCTCAAAGCTATGCAAAGAAAATAATTCAAGAAGCTGAGGAAAAAGCTAATGAGATGAAATTAAGTGCTTTTAATTATAGTGATGAAATACTTTCTAAGCTTCAAGAAAAGATTAGAGATATAAATAATATTATTGAAGATAACAGGGAAGCTTTAAAAAATTAA
- a CDS encoding hydrolase: MPKEIYKTSGINIFGKRIKSLIFSTDLAIIKNHNADGVIAVYPFTPQIAINQAIIEISSSPVFVGVGGGITTGQRSIDIAINAELNGAFGVVMNAPTPNELISEMKKRLDIPIIITIVSAKEDFESRIQAGASIFNVSGGNKTYEIVKTIRERHPLFPIIATGGPTAKDISNTIQAGANAITFTPPTTGDLFSEIMDNYRDKM, encoded by the coding sequence ATGCCTAAAGAAATATATAAAACTAGTGGAATAAATATCTTTGGTAAAAGAATAAAGTCATTAATATTTTCAACTGATTTAGCGATTATCAAAAATCATAATGCCGATGGTGTAATAGCTGTTTATCCCTTCACACCACAAATCGCTATTAACCAAGCTATCATAGAAATCTCATCTTCTCCTGTATTTGTTGGTGTTGGAGGTGGCATAACCACTGGTCAAAGGTCAATAGATATTGCAATTAATGCGGAATTAAACGGTGCATTTGGAGTTGTTATGAACGCTCCCACACCTAATGAGCTAATCAGCGAAATGAAAAAAAGACTTGATATACCAATAATTATTACAATTGTATCTGCAAAAGAAGATTTTGAATCCAGAATTCAAGCTGGTGCTTCAATATTTAACGTTTCTGGAGGTAATAAAACATATGAAATTGTTAAAACAATAAGAGAAAGACATCCATTATTTCCAATTATAGCTACAGGAGGTCCAACAGCAAAAGATATATCTAATACTATTCAAGCTGGAGCAAATGCAATTACCTTTACTCCTCCTACAACTGGAGATTTATTCTCCGAAATAATGGACAACTATAGAGATAAAATGTAG
- a CDS encoding Asp23/Gls24 family envelope stress response protein, which translates to MSVNITNEFGNISIDDQVFATIAGIAAMECYGIVGMATKNATEGFFELLKKEQLTKGIKVTTVDDKLNVDLYTVFQYGVKISVVAENVISKVKYSIESFSGVNVDKVNIFVQGIRVQK; encoded by the coding sequence ATGTCAGTAAATATAACAAATGAATTTGGTAATATTTCAATAGATGATCAAGTATTTGCCACAATTGCCGGTATTGCTGCTATGGAATGCTATGGAATAGTAGGAATGGCTACAAAAAATGCTACTGAAGGATTCTTCGAATTGTTGAAGAAAGAACAATTAACAAAAGGAATAAAAGTAACTACAGTAGATGATAAATTAAATGTTGATTTATATACTGTATTTCAATATGGTGTAAAAATATCAGTAGTAGCAGAAAATGTTATTTCTAAAGTTAAATATAGTATAGAGTCTTTTTCAGGGGTAAATGTTGACAAAGTAAATATTTTTGTACAAGGGATAAGGGTGCAGAAATAG
- the tig gene encoding trigger factor, with product MNSKLQKKDNNIVTIEFTVSQEDFEKAVNKAYLKAKNNINVQGFRKGKAPRHIIEKKYGKSIFYDDALDIAIKDAYPAAVTELELNVIDSPNINIEKFEDGEDIVLSAEVQVMPDVKLCEYKGIEVEKFEMSVSDEDVDKEIKGIQEKNARIIEVSDRPVQNGDFLTIDYTGFVGEEQFEGGTAENQSLEIGSNSFIPGFEEQLIGKSMGEEVEVNVKFPEEYHSEDLQGKDATFKVKIHEIKTKELPEIDDEFAKDVSEFDTLEELKLSTKETLQKKAEDQEKVTNDNNVITKVVKESTVEVPEVLIEREINYLARNYEEQFRSQGFVGKEYDSIIKSFVDQYKDSAKEQAEFNVKAELVLNEIIKKEDIKISDDDLKEEISKIAESYNVEEERLETFKESMIESSKSYIEETLQKRKAIEMLVENAKFVEKVETEEKKENADSDDSKENKENN from the coding sequence ATGAATTCCAAATTACAAAAAAAAGATAATAATATAGTAACAATTGAATTTACAGTATCTCAAGAGGACTTTGAAAAAGCTGTGAATAAAGCATATTTAAAAGCTAAAAATAATATTAATGTCCAAGGCTTTAGAAAAGGAAAAGCGCCAAGACACATTATAGAGAAAAAATATGGAAAGAGTATTTTTTATGATGATGCACTTGATATTGCAATAAAAGATGCATATCCAGCAGCAGTAACTGAATTAGAACTTAATGTTATTGATAGTCCAAATATAAATATTGAAAAATTTGAAGATGGTGAAGATATAGTTTTAAGTGCTGAAGTTCAGGTTATGCCTGATGTTAAACTTTGCGAATATAAAGGAATTGAAGTTGAAAAGTTTGAAATGTCTGTAAGTGATGAAGATGTGGATAAAGAAATTAAGGGTATTCAAGAAAAAAATGCTAGGATTATTGAAGTATCAGATAGACCAGTACAAAATGGAGATTTTTTAACTATAGATTATACAGGGTTTGTAGGTGAAGAACAATTCGAAGGCGGTACTGCAGAAAATCAATCTTTAGAAATTGGCTCAAATTCATTTATACCTGGATTTGAAGAACAACTTATTGGAAAGTCAATGGGTGAGGAAGTTGAAGTAAATGTTAAATTCCCTGAAGAATATCATTCAGAGGATTTACAAGGAAAAGATGCAACTTTTAAAGTTAAAATACATGAAATAAAAACAAAAGAACTTCCAGAAATTGATGATGAATTTGCTAAAGATGTAAGTGAATTTGACACTTTAGAGGAGCTTAAATTATCAACTAAAGAAACACTTCAAAAAAAAGCTGAAGATCAAGAAAAAGTTACAAATGATAATAATGTTATAACTAAAGTTGTAAAAGAATCAACAGTAGAAGTACCAGAAGTTTTAATAGAAAGAGAAATAAATTACTTAGCAAGGAATTATGAGGAACAATTTCGTTCTCAAGGATTTGTTGGTAAGGAATATGATAGTATAATAAAATCCTTTGTAGATCAATATAAGGACAGTGCTAAAGAACAAGCTGAATTTAATGTAAAAGCTGAATTAGTTTTAAATGAAATCATTAAAAAAGAAGACATTAAAATTTCAGATGATGATTTAAAAGAAGAAATTTCTAAAATAGCAGAATCATATAATGTAGAAGAAGAAAGATTAGAAACTTTTAAAGAAAGTATGATTGAATCAAGCAAAAGTTATATTGAAGAAACTCTTCAAAAAAGAAAAGCAATCGAGATGCTTGTAGAAAATGCTAAATTTGTTGAAAAAGTTGAAACAGAAGAAAAAAAAGAAAATGCTGATTCAGATGATTCAAAGGAAAATAAGGAAAATAATTAA
- the rsmD gene encoding 16S rRNA (guanine(966)-N(2))-methyltransferase RsmD, which yields MRIISGKNKGKKLYAPDGVSVRPTTDKIKEAIFNMIGYIDEESIVLDLFAGSGSVGIEFLARGAKECIFVDYSRKSLSYVKKNLELCNFISNSKIIQSNYEKAIIDLNNKKKQFDFIFADPPYDLNCSYNIVEKVLKYNILKPDGLLIIEGDKTEKEIEYKDNIIKYKEKLYGRTRISIVKYLED from the coding sequence TTGAGAATTATTTCAGGAAAAAATAAAGGCAAAAAACTTTATGCACCTGATGGTGTTTCTGTTAGACCTACAACTGATAAAATTAAGGAAGCTATATTTAATATGATTGGTTATATTGATGAAGAATCAATAGTGTTAGACTTATTTGCCGGATCAGGTAGCGTAGGGATTGAGTTTTTAGCAAGAGGCGCTAAAGAATGTATATTTGTCGATTATTCTCGAAAAAGTTTAAGCTATGTTAAGAAAAATTTAGAACTATGCAATTTTATAAGTAATTCTAAAATAATACAAAGTAATTATGAAAAAGCAATAATAGATTTAAATAATAAAAAAAAGCAATTTGATTTTATATTTGCAGATCCACCTTATGATTTAAATTGTAGTTATAATATAGTAGAAAAAGTATTGAAGTATAATATTCTTAAGCCGGATGGTTTATTAATAATAGAAGGTGATAAAACCGAAAAGGAAATTGAATATAAAGATAATATAATAAAATATAAAGAAAAATTATATGGAAGAACTAGAATCAGCATAGTAAAGTATTTGGAGGACTGA
- the recG gene encoding ATP-dependent DNA helicase RecG, which yields MLNSDIQYLKGVGPKKAKKFKKLGIFTIENLLNYYPIKYEDRRTVSKINEMVDNTKVLLKIKLFNTPEKKVIKKNMTIIKVAGRDDTGFVTLTFFNQDYLLQKLNLEDWFYVFGKVKYAYGKYELTNPDIEKVGKDKKAGRIMPIYGLTYGLSNNEITKAVKNALDEYYSKIEDIIPIEIKNKYQLISRRDAIKYFHFPENNKIYSLAKKSIAFEKLLIMQLGLLTIKNRLRTSSQGLKINDSSLGDKLIASIPYKLTNAQLKVIKEIKEDMRLSKPMNRLVQGDVGSGKTIVAIYAMLIAIKSGYQASMMAPTEILALQHYDTIKGYFKIANINLNVAFLSGSTNAKNKRKILDELKNGQIDIIVGTHALIENNVEFSNIGLVVTDEQHRFGVRQRAMLSNKGNNPDMIVMTATPIPRTLALIVYGDLDISVIDEMPPGRHEVITYVLNENQKNEAYSFIKKQIKSGRQGYIVAPLVEESENLEIDSAEKIFNELSNTYFSECKLGLLHGKMKSSDKEETINRFYNDEIKVLVSTTVIEVGVNVPNAVVMMVLSAERFGLAQLHQLRGRVGRGKYQSYCILVNGSKSKKSSDRMNIMKNTNNGFIIAEEDLKNRGPGEFFGTKQHGLSKYEVQNIINDVNIVQKVQLLSKKIINENPFLDKEEYINLKEEIIKLFKNEDVVFN from the coding sequence ATGTTAAATTCTGATATACAGTATTTAAAAGGAGTTGGACCAAAAAAAGCAAAAAAATTTAAAAAGCTAGGAATATTTACCATAGAGAATTTGTTGAATTATTATCCTATTAAGTACGAAGATAGGAGAACAGTAAGTAAAATTAATGAAATGGTAGATAATACAAAAGTCTTACTAAAAATTAAGCTCTTTAATACTCCTGAAAAAAAAGTAATTAAAAAAAATATGACTATAATAAAAGTTGCAGGCAGAGATGATACAGGCTTTGTTACTCTTACTTTTTTTAATCAAGATTACTTGCTTCAAAAACTAAATTTAGAAGATTGGTTTTATGTTTTTGGAAAAGTAAAATATGCTTATGGTAAATATGAATTGACTAATCCTGATATAGAAAAGGTAGGTAAAGATAAAAAAGCTGGAAGAATTATGCCTATTTATGGTTTAACTTATGGTCTTTCAAATAATGAAATTACAAAAGCTGTGAAAAATGCTCTTGATGAATATTATAGTAAAATTGAAGATATTATTCCAATTGAAATAAAAAACAAATACCAGTTGATATCAAGGCGAGATGCAATTAAATATTTTCATTTTCCAGAAAATAATAAAATATATTCTCTTGCAAAAAAGTCAATCGCTTTTGAAAAACTTTTGATAATGCAATTAGGGCTATTAACTATAAAGAATAGACTTAGAACAAGTTCCCAAGGTCTAAAAATTAATGATTCATCACTTGGTGATAAACTTATAGCTTCTATTCCGTATAAACTTACAAATGCGCAGCTCAAAGTAATAAAAGAAATTAAAGAAGATATGAGATTAAGTAAACCTATGAATAGACTTGTACAAGGGGATGTAGGATCTGGTAAAACTATAGTAGCAATTTATGCTATGTTAATAGCAATAAAATCTGGTTATCAGGCTTCTATGATGGCACCAACAGAAATTTTAGCATTACAGCATTATGATACAATTAAAGGTTATTTTAAAATTGCAAATATTAATTTGAATGTTGCTTTTCTATCAGGATCAACAAATGCTAAAAACAAAAGGAAAATATTAGATGAATTAAAAAATGGTCAAATAGATATAATTGTTGGAACTCACGCACTCATAGAGAATAATGTAGAATTTAGTAATATTGGACTTGTAGTTACAGATGAACAGCATCGATTTGGGGTAAGACAAAGAGCAATGTTATCTAATAAAGGCAATAACCCAGATATGATAGTTATGACAGCGACGCCTATACCAAGAACTTTAGCTCTAATAGTATATGGAGATTTAGATATTTCTGTTATTGATGAAATGCCTCCTGGCAGGCATGAAGTTATTACATATGTGTTAAATGAAAATCAAAAAAACGAAGCATATAGTTTTATTAAAAAACAGATTAAAAGTGGTCGACAAGGGTATATTGTTGCTCCTTTAGTAGAAGAATCAGAAAATTTAGAAATTGATTCTGCAGAAAAAATATTTAATGAATTAAGTAATACATATTTTTCTGAATGCAAATTAGGATTATTGCATGGAAAAATGAAAAGTTCAGACAAAGAAGAAACAATTAATAGATTTTATAATGACGAAATAAAGGTACTTGTTTCGACTACTGTTATTGAAGTTGGAGTTAATGTTCCAAATGCCGTTGTGATGATGGTTCTTAGTGCAGAAAGATTTGGACTTGCTCAGTTACATCAATTAAGAGGTAGAGTAGGAAGAGGAAAATATCAGTCTTATTGTATATTGGTAAATGGCAGTAAGTCAAAAAAATCATCAGATAGAATGAACATAATGAAAAACACAAACAATGGTTTCATTATAGCTGAAGAAGATTTGAAAAATAGAGGACCAGGTGAATTTTTTGGTACAAAACAACATGGATTATCTAAATATGAAGTACAAAATATAATTAATGATGTTAATATTGTTCAAAAGGTTCAGTTGCTATCTAAAAAAATCATTAATGAAAATCCATTTCTTGATAAAGAAGAATATATAAATTTAAAAGAAGAAATAATTAAACTATTTAAAAATGAAGATGTTGTGTTTAATTAA
- the coaD gene encoding pantetheine-phosphate adenylyltransferase: MKVLYTGSFDPITCGHLDLVKRCANKFDEVLVTVFNNSSKKYMFSKEERYELVKGAVSELKNVQVDVAEGLVVDYCRKNKINMVVRGLRAVSDYEYELSISAINRHLNSELETIFLVASSEYSFISSSMVKEVAGFNGNYKDLVPENVFNAIEKKLGR; the protein is encoded by the coding sequence ATGAAAGTTTTATATACTGGTAGCTTTGATCCTATTACTTGTGGACATCTTGACTTAGTAAAGAGATGTGCTAATAAATTTGATGAGGTGCTTGTAACTGTATTTAATAATAGCTCAAAAAAATACATGTTTTCAAAAGAAGAAAGATATGAACTTGTTAAGGGAGCTGTATCAGAATTAAAAAATGTTCAAGTTGATGTAGCTGAAGGATTAGTTGTTGATTATTGTAGAAAAAATAAAATAAATATGGTTGTGAGAGGCTTGAGGGCTGTATCAGATTATGAATACGAATTATCTATATCAGCTATTAATAGGCATTTAAATAGTGAATTAGAAACAATATTCTTAGTTGCTTCATCAGAATATTCTTTTATTAGTTCAAGCATGGTTAAAGAGGTAGCTGGATTTAATGGTAACTATAAGGATTTAGTACCGGAAAATGTATTTAATGCAATAGAAAAAAAACTAGGGAGGTAA